Within Microbacterium proteolyticum, the genomic segment TCACGGCACGGGACGACCCGTGCTCGGAGGGGCTCTGCAGCAGGTCGACGTCGTACTCGGCGAGGTAGCCGCGGATCTGCTCGCCCGCCGCGTCGTCGCCGACCATGGCGATGAGCGCCGTGGGGACGCCCAGGCGCGACAGTCCCACCGCGACGTTCAGGGCGGCACCGCCGACGAACTCGCGGACACCGGCGTCGTCGCGCAGCTCGTCGATCAGGGCGTCGCCGATGACGACGACGCGACCGGTCACCGCTGGACTCCGGCCGTGTCGAGCACACGCTCGACGAACGCCTCGGTTCGGCGCTTGGTGCCGTCGATCTTCATGTCCACACTCCCGCGGATCTCACTCGGCGCCAGCGGCATCGCGAGGCGCACGTTCTCGTGGCACGACAGGTCGGCGCACATGTACGTTCCGACCGTATCGCCCTGGTCCCCCGCCGCCCCGGCTTTCCGCGCCGTGAACAAGGCGACCTGGTCGCCCGGCTGCATCGTGTGGCACAGATTGCACATCGCCGCCCGTGCGCGCGACTGCCCGTCCGCGGCCCGCAGCACGACACCGGTGGGCTCACCGCCCCGCTCGGTGACGAGGTAGCCGCGTCCGCGGGTGCGCGGATCCCGCCACGCGAAGAAGTCGAGGTGGTCCCAGTCGGTCAGCAGGAAGTCGTGGGGCAGAGCCAGGACCCGCAGGTCGTCCGGTGCGGCGTTGACGAACGCCTCGCGCACCTCGTTCTCGGTGAGTGCTCGCATGGCATCCGAGTCTACGAGCGACCCGGGCGCGCCGGGCCGGCCCGTCACTTCACGCTGCCGGCCGTGAGCCCTCCCACGATGTACTTCTGCAGGGCGAGGAACAGCGCCATGGGCAGGATCGCCGCGAGCACCGCTCCCGCGGCGAAGACCGACCAGTTGGTGGCCGTCTCCTGCGACACGAACTGGTAGAGGCCCACGGCGAGGGTCTGCTTGTCGGGGTCGACGAGGATCACGGATGCCAGGACGAAGTCGTTCATGGTGCCGATGAACGACAGCAGCCCGAC encodes:
- a CDS encoding FBP domain-containing protein; this translates as MRALTENEVREAFVNAAPDDLRVLALPHDFLLTDWDHLDFFAWRDPRTRGRGYLVTERGGEPTGVVLRAADGQSRARAAMCNLCHTMQPGDQVALFTARKAGAAGDQGDTVGTYMCADLSCHENVRLAMPLAPSEIRGSVDMKIDGTKRRTEAFVERVLDTAGVQR